One part of the Ancylomarina subtilis genome encodes these proteins:
- a CDS encoding OstA-like protein, whose protein sequence is MTKIVKRYLPLICLLVILLPQTLEAQKKSKIDIKNSNSLIIDRAFNPDIQKLIGDVFMMHQNMKLYCDSAYYNEKKSEFEAFSHVHIINADTVHIFGDYLKYNGNTRRAELRQNVTLKNQSVKLTTDKLDYDMALNIGYYDEGGTIIDSTNVLNSTIGRYYTNEDLFFFKDSVVLVNADYTLYSDTLKYQTINKTITILGPTRIVSEKETLYSESGWYNTQTGISHLLKNNKVNRDTYQIKGDSIHLDKHKQLAMIYRNVELQDTLNKLIAKGHYLEMHKDTEEAFLTDSTLFIHAGEQDSLFLHSDTIRIEKDTNDFNRILAYNKVKFFRKDLQGRCDSLSYSLQDSTMRMFNDPIVWAQGNQITADSISIESHNNAIKYLHFRTNAFLCSKEDSTLYNQIKGRNMLGHVNNNHLDKLDIIGNGETLYFPRDEHGLIVGMNVAKSSTISIDIKGQKIDQILFTKKPDGNMYPLFDIVNQKRFLKDFEWRDQLRPKTKDEIFIWESAIEKLQNKLKKRLRKTMSEDKIESLPKPKLKGTKKREI, encoded by the coding sequence ATGACCAAGATTGTAAAAAGATACTTACCCCTAATATGCTTGTTGGTAATTCTACTACCACAAACTTTAGAGGCGCAGAAAAAGTCCAAAATTGATATAAAGAATTCAAATTCTTTAATAATTGATCGTGCTTTCAACCCTGATATCCAAAAATTAATTGGTGATGTCTTTATGATGCACCAAAACATGAAGTTGTATTGCGATAGCGCTTATTATAATGAAAAGAAAAGTGAATTTGAAGCCTTTAGTCATGTTCATATTATTAATGCTGACACCGTTCACATTTTTGGCGACTACTTAAAATATAATGGAAATACTCGCAGAGCTGAATTGAGACAAAATGTGACACTTAAAAACCAAAGTGTAAAACTAACAACGGACAAACTCGATTACGATATGGCTCTTAACATCGGTTACTACGATGAAGGAGGTACAATTATAGACTCAACCAATGTTCTCAACAGTACCATTGGACGGTACTACACCAACGAGGATCTATTCTTTTTTAAGGATAGCGTCGTTCTTGTCAACGCCGATTACACCTTATATTCTGACACTCTGAAATATCAAACTATCAATAAAACGATAACCATTCTTGGACCGACTCGTATTGTTAGTGAAAAGGAAACACTTTATAGTGAGTCTGGATGGTATAATACCCAAACAGGCATTTCACACCTTCTGAAAAACAACAAAGTCAATAGAGATACTTACCAAATTAAAGGTGATAGTATCCATCTTGACAAGCATAAGCAGCTTGCTATGATCTACAGAAATGTAGAGCTACAAGATACTCTCAACAAACTCATTGCAAAGGGACATTACTTAGAAATGCATAAGGATACCGAGGAAGCATTTTTAACTGACTCTACCCTCTTCATTCATGCAGGCGAACAAGATAGCCTATTTTTACATTCTGACACCATCCGCATTGAAAAGGACACGAATGATTTTAATAGAATACTCGCTTACAATAAGGTGAAATTCTTCCGTAAAGATTTACAAGGCAGATGCGATTCATTGAGTTATTCGCTTCAGGATTCAACCATGCGAATGTTTAACGATCCAATAGTATGGGCGCAAGGTAACCAGATCACAGCAGACTCTATCAGTATTGAGAGTCATAACAATGCGATTAAATACCTCCATTTCAGAACAAATGCCTTTTTGTGTTCCAAAGAAGACAGCACTTTATACAATCAAATTAAAGGCCGAAATATGCTTGGGCATGTCAATAACAATCACCTTGATAAACTTGACATTATTGGAAATGGCGAAACGCTATACTTCCCAAGAGATGAACATGGTCTTATTGTAGGTATGAACGTCGCAAAAAGCAGCACAATCAGTATTGACATTAAAGGACAAAAAATCGATCAGATTCTATTTACAAAAAAGCCAGACGGCAACATGTATCCTCTTTTCGATATTGTCAATCAGAAACGTTTCCTAAAAGATTTCGAGTGGCGGGATCAACTTCGTCCCAAAACCAAAGACGAAATCTTTATTTGGGAATCTGCCATTGAAAAACTCCAGAATAAACTAAAGAAAAGACTTCGAAAAACGATGTCGGAAGACAAAATAGAATCACTTCCCAAACCAAAACTAAAAGGCACAAAAAAACGTGAGATTTAA
- a CDS encoding AAA family ATPase → MNFRTEVEAANALKSKYDALLSEIKKKIYGQDDIIKEVLISIFSNGHCLLVGVPGLAKTLLVNTISQALDLKYQRIQFTPDLMPSDIIGTEILNSDRQFKFIQGPLFANIILADEINRTPPKTQSALLEAMQEKEVTVNGKNYQLDKPFFVLATQNPIEQEGTYPLPEAQLDRFMFSIYLDYPSFEDEISIVENTTSGKIFEIETIMSAQEISYYQSLIQKVPINRNVLEYAVTLAAKTRPNTEHASSITNKYINWGAGPRASQYLVIGAKAHAIISGKYSPDIEDVKAVAVSILRHRIMKNYKAEAEGVSIENIIEELLK, encoded by the coding sequence ATGAATTTTAGAACTGAAGTTGAGGCTGCCAATGCCTTAAAAAGCAAATACGACGCTTTACTCTCCGAAATCAAGAAAAAGATTTACGGTCAGGATGATATCATCAAAGAGGTATTAATTTCAATTTTCAGTAACGGACACTGCCTTTTGGTCGGCGTACCAGGACTAGCAAAAACATTGCTTGTAAATACTATTTCACAGGCCCTCGATTTGAAATACCAACGCATTCAGTTCACTCCTGACCTGATGCCTTCTGACATTATCGGTACCGAGATTCTGAACAGCGACAGACAATTCAAATTTATTCAAGGCCCGCTCTTTGCCAATATTATCTTGGCAGATGAAATCAACCGGACACCTCCTAAAACGCAATCGGCTTTATTAGAGGCCATGCAGGAAAAAGAAGTAACCGTTAATGGTAAAAATTATCAGCTTGACAAGCCATTCTTTGTTCTTGCAACTCAAAATCCAATTGAACAAGAAGGAACGTATCCTTTACCCGAAGCGCAACTGGATCGTTTCATGTTTAGCATTTACCTTGACTACCCTAGCTTTGAGGATGAAATTAGCATTGTTGAAAACACAACCTCGGGAAAGATATTTGAAATTGAAACCATCATGTCTGCTCAGGAAATAAGTTATTACCAGAGCCTAATTCAGAAAGTCCCTATCAACCGAAATGTGTTGGAATATGCTGTTACTTTGGCGGCAAAAACACGCCCCAATACCGAGCATGCTAGTTCAATCACAAATAAATACATCAATTGGGGAGCTGGTCCCAGAGCTTCTCAATATCTGGTTATAGGAGCCAAAGCTCACGCTATTATATCCGGTAAATATTCTCCGGATATCGAAGATGTAAAAGCCGTAGCCGTTTCAATTCTTCGTCATAGAATCATGAAAAACTACAAGGCCGAAGCAGAAGGAGTCAGCATAGAAAACATTATCGAAGAACTCCTTAAATAA
- a CDS encoding peptidylprolyl isomerase translates to MRNIFFKVCTSLALLAILFTTAFAQDNSIDKIIAVVGNQVVLKSDVENRFLGLKAQGYQSGSVDLKSEIFEDLLIEKLMIAQAQVDSIEVTEQEVENDLQRKIEMYIQRIGSKEKLEQYFKKSIADMKNELRDMTRNDKIKQKMQAEITKNITATPAEVRDLYDNIPTDSLPVIPGELQIQQITRSPKITDTEKDRIREKLRNFRDRIMKGESFATLAVLYSEDPGSAQRGGELGFTPRANLVPEFANEAFNLKPGKISKIVESEYGFHIIQLIDRKGERINVRHILLKPRIQQEDRTAATQQLDSIADMIRNDKIKFEEAAFYYSDDKDTKNNGGLIVNPYNASSKFTKESLAPAIAKAVNKLKVGEISEAFLDDQRGQESYKIIKIKSQTKPHKANLADDWSQFENMLKQQKQQDLLNKWISEKQSSTYISIDDSYKNAKFRFKNWIK, encoded by the coding sequence ATGCGCAACATTTTTTTTAAAGTCTGCACGTCATTAGCATTGTTGGCTATTCTTTTTACAACAGCTTTTGCCCAGGATAATTCTATTGATAAGATTATCGCAGTGGTCGGCAATCAGGTTGTATTAAAGTCTGACGTAGAAAATCGTTTTTTGGGCTTAAAAGCACAGGGCTACCAGTCTGGGAGTGTAGATTTGAAATCAGAGATTTTTGAAGATCTTTTGATTGAAAAATTGATGATTGCACAAGCACAGGTCGATAGTATTGAGGTGACTGAACAAGAAGTTGAGAATGACCTGCAACGCAAAATCGAAATGTATATTCAGCGTATTGGTTCAAAAGAAAAGCTTGAACAATATTTTAAGAAAAGTATTGCTGATATGAAAAATGAGTTGCGTGACATGACGCGCAACGACAAGATTAAACAAAAAATGCAGGCTGAGATTACGAAAAACATTACAGCAACACCTGCTGAAGTCCGTGATCTTTATGACAATATCCCAACAGACAGTTTACCTGTCATTCCTGGTGAACTACAAATTCAGCAAATCACCAGAAGTCCAAAAATAACCGATACTGAAAAAGATCGAATTCGTGAGAAACTAAGAAATTTCCGTGATCGAATTATGAAAGGTGAAAGTTTTGCAACACTGGCTGTTCTTTATTCTGAGGACCCGGGTAGTGCCCAGCGTGGTGGTGAATTAGGTTTTACACCAAGAGCTAATTTAGTTCCTGAATTTGCCAATGAAGCTTTTAACTTAAAGCCTGGTAAAATCTCTAAAATTGTGGAATCAGAATATGGTTTCCACATCATTCAACTTATCGATCGTAAAGGAGAAAGAATTAACGTTCGCCACATTCTTCTTAAACCTCGTATCCAACAGGAAGACAGAACTGCTGCAACTCAGCAACTGGATAGTATTGCTGATATGATTCGTAATGATAAAATCAAATTCGAAGAGGCTGCATTCTATTATTCGGATGATAAGGATACCAAAAACAATGGCGGTTTAATTGTAAACCCATACAATGCCAGTTCAAAATTTACCAAAGAGAGTTTGGCCCCTGCAATAGCAAAGGCTGTCAATAAACTTAAAGTTGGAGAAATTTCTGAAGCCTTCCTTGATGATCAAAGAGGTCAGGAAAGTTACAAAATCATTAAAATAAAATCACAAACTAAGCCTCACAAAGCTAATTTAGCTGATGACTGGAGCCAGTTTGAAAACATGCTTAAGCAGCAAAAGCAACAAGACTTGCTAAATAAATGGATCAGCGAAAAACAATCATCAACATATATCAGTATTGATGATTCATATAAGAATGCTAAATTCAGATTCAAAAACTGGATTAAGTAA
- the guaB gene encoding IMP dehydrogenase: MSFVSDKIVSDGLTFDDVLLVPAFSEVLPKDVSLKTQFSRSITLNTPIVSAAMDTVTESALAISIAREGGIGVIHKNMSIAAQAKQVLTVKRAENGMIYDPITIAPNKTVKDALALMKEYKIGGIPVVDEKKVLLGIVTNRDLRFELQMNKAISEVMTFENIITTHSGTNLDQAAAILQSHKIEKLPVVDADNKLIGLITYKDITKAKDKPLACKDEKGRLRVAAAVGIAGDTLERVDALVKASADAIIIDTAHGHSKGVVDLLKKAKKQYPEMQFIVGNIATPEAAKMLVEAGADGVKVGIGPGSICTTRVIAGVGVPQLTAIYEVSKALAGTGVPVIADGGLRYSGDIVKALAAGANSIMAGSLLAGVEESPGETIIFNGRKFKAYRGMGSIEAMEKGSKDRYFQDAEDDIKKLVPEGIVGRVPYKGTLYEVIYQLLGGLRAGMGYCGSANIEALHNAKFVKITASGMAESHPHDVAITREAPNYSR, encoded by the coding sequence ATGTCATTCGTATCTGATAAAATTGTTTCCGATGGATTAACATTTGACGACGTTCTTTTGGTACCAGCTTTTTCTGAAGTTTTACCTAAAGACGTAAGTCTAAAAACTCAATTCTCACGCTCCATTACGCTAAACACCCCAATTGTTTCAGCAGCAATGGATACCGTAACCGAATCAGCTCTAGCTATTTCTATTGCTCGTGAAGGAGGAATTGGAGTTATCCACAAAAACATGAGCATCGCTGCTCAAGCTAAACAGGTTTTAACGGTTAAGAGAGCCGAAAATGGGATGATTTATGATCCTATTACCATTGCTCCAAACAAAACAGTTAAAGACGCTCTTGCTCTTATGAAAGAGTACAAAATTGGAGGGATTCCTGTTGTTGACGAGAAAAAAGTTCTTCTTGGAATTGTAACAAACAGAGATCTTCGTTTTGAGTTGCAGATGAATAAGGCCATTTCAGAAGTTATGACTTTTGAAAACATCATCACAACACACTCAGGTACTAACCTTGATCAGGCTGCTGCGATTCTTCAGTCTCACAAAATTGAGAAATTACCTGTTGTTGATGCTGACAACAAACTCATTGGATTAATTACTTACAAGGATATTACTAAAGCTAAGGACAAACCTTTAGCCTGTAAGGATGAAAAAGGTCGTTTGCGAGTTGCTGCAGCTGTAGGTATTGCTGGAGACACACTTGAACGAGTTGATGCTTTAGTGAAAGCAAGTGCTGATGCGATCATTATTGATACAGCTCACGGACACTCCAAAGGTGTAGTTGACTTATTGAAAAAAGCAAAAAAGCAGTATCCTGAAATGCAATTCATTGTTGGAAATATCGCAACACCTGAAGCTGCTAAAATGCTTGTTGAAGCAGGTGCTGATGGGGTAAAAGTTGGTATCGGTCCAGGATCAATTTGTACAACACGTGTCATTGCTGGTGTAGGTGTACCTCAGCTAACTGCAATTTACGAAGTTAGTAAAGCGCTTGCCGGAACGGGTGTTCCTGTAATTGCTGATGGTGGATTACGTTACTCAGGTGATATTGTTAAAGCTCTTGCTGCTGGTGCTAACTCAATTATGGCTGGCTCATTACTTGCTGGTGTTGAGGAGTCTCCAGGAGAAACGATTATTTTCAATGGCCGTAAATTTAAGGCTTACCGTGGAATGGGATCAATTGAAGCAATGGAAAAAGGTTCTAAAGACCGTTATTTCCAGGATGCGGAAGATGATATCAAAAAATTAGTTCCGGAAGGAATCGTAGGACGTGTACCTTACAAAGGAACACTTTACGAAGTAATCTACCAGTTACTTGGTGGTTTACGTGCTGGAATGGGCTATTGTGGATCGGCTAATATTGAAGCTCTTCACAATGCCAAATTTGTGAAAATTACAGCTTCAGGTATGGCAGAAAGTCATCCTCACGATGTCGCAATTACGCGTGAAGCTCCTAATTATAGCAGATAA